Proteins encoded within one genomic window of Pseudalkalibacillus sp. SCS-8:
- a CDS encoding YvcK family protein: protein MKRKPKVVVFGGGTGLSVLLRGLKKFPVDITAIVTVADDGGSSGRLREELDIIPPGDIRNVLAALSEVEPLVEQLFQHRFKNGNGLSGHSLGNLLLAAMSDITGNFVTGIRELSKVLNVRGKVLPASDHRVVLNAQMNDGSIVTGESKIPHSGKKIVRVFLTPDTIKALDESLRAIRDADLIVIGPGSLYTSILPSLLVPGIVEEIKKARAKKVYLCNVMTQPGETDHFTASDHVNILVAHIGQQIIDTIVVNNDNVPKELLKKYATEGGEPVVYDETRLKSFGFEVISDKIVQYNDSLIRHDAKRVSEIILELVSN, encoded by the coding sequence TTGAAACGAAAACCTAAGGTTGTCGTCTTTGGCGGGGGAACAGGGTTATCTGTACTGTTACGGGGGTTGAAAAAGTTTCCGGTCGATATCACGGCGATTGTTACAGTTGCAGATGATGGCGGGAGCTCTGGCCGATTAAGGGAAGAGCTCGATATCATCCCGCCAGGCGACATTCGGAATGTACTGGCTGCTTTATCAGAAGTGGAACCGTTGGTTGAGCAACTGTTCCAGCACCGATTTAAAAATGGAAATGGTCTTTCCGGGCATTCATTAGGAAATCTCCTGCTTGCCGCGATGTCCGACATCACAGGCAACTTCGTTACGGGAATACGTGAGTTGTCAAAGGTCCTCAATGTCCGTGGAAAAGTGCTTCCTGCATCTGACCACAGGGTCGTACTGAATGCCCAGATGAATGATGGCTCGATTGTGACAGGAGAGTCGAAAATCCCGCATTCGGGTAAAAAGATCGTCCGCGTCTTCCTGACACCGGATACGATTAAAGCATTGGATGAAAGTCTGCGTGCTATCCGTGATGCGGATCTCATCGTCATTGGTCCTGGAAGCCTCTATACGAGTATTCTGCCAAGTCTGCTCGTTCCAGGTATTGTGGAAGAGATCAAAAAGGCGCGAGCGAAAAAGGTTTACTTATGTAACGTGATGACCCAGCCTGGAGAAACCGATCATTTTACTGCGTCTGATCATGTGAATATTCTCGTTGCCCATATCGGCCAACAAATCATTGACACGATTGTTGTAAACAATGATAATGTACCGAAGGAATTGTTGAAAAAATACGCAACAGAGGGTGGAGAACCGGTCGTGTATGATGAGACAAGGTTAAAATCCTTTGGCTTTGAAGTCATCAGTGATAAAATAGTTCAATACAATGATTCATTAATTCGACATGATGCAAAGCGTGTATCTGAAATCATATTAGAATTAGTATCCAATTAA
- the rapZ gene encoding RNase adapter RapZ produces MKHDEFRMVIITGMSGAGKTVAMQSFEDLGYFCVDNLPPALLPKFVELMDDSSGKLTKVALVMDLRGREFFDQLFATIDDLTNNEKIKPQILFLDAQDSTLVQRYKETRRSHPLAANGLPLEGIKNERELLEELKGRAQKILDTTNMKPKELRESIIERYAVNEAHPFTINVLSFGFKYGMPIDADLVFDVRFLPNPHYIEHMRPKTGLEEEVSSYVLKWSETQQFIEKLTGLLDFIIPHYKREGKSQLVIAVGCTGGKHRSVTLAEHLKEYLGANYRVNSNHRDIKKDKPRTTEIETKT; encoded by the coding sequence ATGAAACACGATGAATTTCGAATGGTCATCATCACGGGCATGTCTGGTGCTGGTAAGACGGTTGCGATGCAAAGCTTCGAAGATCTCGGGTACTTTTGTGTCGATAACCTACCACCGGCTCTTTTACCAAAATTCGTTGAGCTGATGGATGACTCCTCGGGAAAATTGACGAAGGTCGCGCTTGTCATGGACTTGAGAGGGCGTGAATTTTTTGACCAGCTCTTCGCAACAATCGATGACCTGACGAATAATGAAAAAATAAAGCCGCAGATTCTTTTCCTCGATGCGCAGGATTCTACGCTCGTACAGCGATATAAAGAAACGCGCCGCTCACACCCGCTGGCGGCGAACGGACTTCCGCTAGAAGGAATCAAGAATGAACGCGAATTACTTGAAGAGCTGAAAGGCCGAGCTCAGAAAATTTTAGATACGACGAACATGAAGCCGAAGGAGCTCCGCGAAAGCATCATCGAACGATATGCTGTGAATGAAGCGCATCCTTTCACGATCAATGTCCTTTCGTTCGGGTTCAAATACGGAATGCCGATCGATGCAGACCTGGTGTTTGATGTAAGGTTCCTGCCAAATCCGCATTACATTGAGCACATGCGACCGAAGACCGGTCTTGAAGAAGAGGTATCATCCTACGTGTTGAAGTGGTCGGAAACGCAACAGTTCATCGAAAAACTGACAGGACTATTGGACTTCATCATTCCTCACTATAAGCGGGAAGGAAAGAGCCAGCTTGTCATCGCAGTCGGTTGTACAGGTGGAAAGCATCGGTCCGTCACCCTTGCTGAACACTTGAAGGAATACTTGGGCGCTAATTACCGCGTTAATAGTAATCACCGTGATATCAAAAAAGATAAACCTCGGACGACAGAGATTGAAACGAAAACCTAA
- a CDS encoding 8-oxo-dGTP diphosphatase, with protein sequence MQRVANCVLEKDDQILVLQKPRRGWWVAPGGKMESEETIKDSVIREYREETGLYLLNPKLKGVFNFIIKEGDQIVQEWMMFTFYATDFEGEVLSESEEGKLAWKPKEEIASLPMAPGDHHILDYMMTGSGMIIGTFTYTPDFKLLSYRLDPS encoded by the coding sequence GTGCAACGAGTAGCGAATTGTGTACTCGAAAAGGATGATCAGATCTTGGTGCTGCAAAAGCCTCGTCGTGGTTGGTGGGTAGCACCTGGTGGCAAAATGGAATCAGAAGAGACGATTAAAGATTCGGTCATTCGCGAGTACCGTGAAGAAACGGGATTGTATTTGTTGAACCCGAAACTGAAAGGGGTCTTCAACTTCATTATCAAGGAGGGTGACCAGATCGTTCAGGAATGGATGATGTTCACTTTCTATGCGACGGATTTTGAAGGAGAGGTCCTATCAGAGTCGGAAGAGGGCAAGCTCGCCTGGAAGCCGAAGGAAGAAATCGCCTCTTTACCGATGGCACCAGGGGATCATCACATCCTCGATTATATGATGACCGGCAGCGGTATGATCATTGGGACGTTTACGTATACCCCAGATTTCAAGCTGTTGAGTTATCGCCTGGATCCATCATAA